The following coding sequences lie in one Thalassoglobus polymorphus genomic window:
- a CDS encoding DUF1559 domain-containing protein, with amino-acid sequence MFSLNVRKRQRGFTLIELLVVIAIIAILVALLLPAVQQAREAARRTQCKNNLKQIGLALHSYMSTYGEVLPSAGNSLPAGYPDDFSPLARLLPYIDQANLQSLIDWNLHLGHPAIEPLPNEMIPVARTVIPMFLCPSDPAPAVSIDPIQNTFEYAGCNYAANQSDGTETTTSQIHPIYPGNGLFWCSSKTKIRDCVDGTSNTIAFAESTRGPGVAASGTENDPRLYRMTGGYTEVAAPGPYTNTDGSRLISWMRGVVPFGPVMNGFLTPNSEIPDAVSGSSKLTAARSYHTGGAQFLFMDGSVHFISDSVDLNVYRGAWTRQGGEVESPF; translated from the coding sequence ATGTTTTCCCTCAACGTCCGCAAGAGACAACGAGGCTTCACGCTTATCGAACTGCTTGTTGTGATTGCAATTATTGCGATTCTGGTTGCCCTCCTGCTCCCTGCTGTTCAACAGGCTCGCGAAGCTGCTCGCCGCACGCAGTGTAAAAATAACCTCAAACAGATCGGGCTGGCGCTTCATAGTTATATGAGTACCTACGGTGAAGTACTTCCCAGTGCAGGAAACAGTTTGCCGGCAGGCTATCCGGATGATTTCTCTCCGCTCGCACGACTCTTGCCTTACATAGATCAGGCAAATCTTCAAAGTCTGATTGACTGGAATCTTCACTTGGGACATCCCGCAATTGAGCCCCTCCCCAATGAGATGATTCCTGTGGCGCGGACGGTCATTCCCATGTTCCTCTGCCCCAGTGACCCTGCACCTGCGGTCTCAATTGATCCTATTCAAAACACCTTTGAGTATGCAGGCTGCAATTATGCAGCAAATCAGAGTGACGGTACCGAAACAACCACCAGCCAGATCCACCCCATTTATCCTGGAAACGGTTTGTTCTGGTGTTCGTCGAAAACAAAAATTCGTGACTGCGTTGATGGAACCTCTAATACGATCGCATTCGCTGAATCGACACGTGGTCCGGGGGTTGCAGCGAGTGGGACCGAAAACGATCCCAGACTCTATCGTATGACAGGCGGGTATACAGAAGTCGCAGCACCCGGCCCCTATACCAACACCGATGGATCTCGTTTGATTTCCTGGATGAGAGGCGTCGTCCCATTTGGTCCAGTCATGAATGGCTTTCTGACACCGAATAGTGAGATTCCTGATGCAGTGAGTGGATCGTCCAAGCTGACTGCTGCACGAAGTTACCACACTGGAGGTGCTCAGTTCCTGTTTATGGATGGCAGCGTGCACTTCATTAGTGATTCGGTCGATCTCAATGTGTATCGAGGGGCCTGGACGAGACAGGGTGGAGAAGTCGAGTCGCCATTCTAG
- a CDS encoding alpha/beta hydrolase produces MSMFLVLFSVNLSYGSEPPAVTQADVHSLGEFTLAQTEVFDFTSRRGSVYRIFISEPKGPASVDGYSVLYVLDANANFGTLVEAQRHQSRGRAGLKSTPVVLVGIGYPTEGPYDFKRRTYDLTTPALPENLPRRPGGREWPKSGGADEFLDFIQGELKPHIESRVRIDRSRQAIYGHSFGGLFVLHTLFSRPDAFQNYIAASPSVWWNDYATLKAEKQFSTSVVEFDSRKRLLITLGELELTEDGGPAALLAPTAAKKTFGNTKDFAERLASLEAEQFTFSYREFPGEDHGSVVPFALIESLRFVLNTSAE; encoded by the coding sequence ATGAGCATGTTTCTCGTCTTGTTTTCAGTGAATCTTTCGTACGGATCTGAGCCGCCGGCAGTGACTCAAGCAGATGTCCATTCGCTCGGGGAGTTCACATTGGCTCAGACCGAAGTGTTTGACTTCACGTCCCGGCGAGGAAGTGTCTATCGGATTTTCATTTCCGAGCCCAAAGGTCCAGCATCGGTTGATGGCTATTCTGTGTTGTATGTGTTGGATGCGAACGCAAACTTTGGGACTTTGGTGGAAGCTCAACGACATCAATCACGTGGTCGAGCAGGTCTGAAGTCGACGCCAGTCGTGCTGGTTGGAATCGGATATCCAACTGAAGGCCCTTACGATTTCAAGAGGCGAACCTACGATCTAACCACTCCAGCGTTACCAGAGAATCTTCCTCGTCGACCTGGAGGTCGAGAGTGGCCGAAGTCCGGAGGAGCGGATGAATTTCTGGATTTCATTCAGGGCGAATTAAAACCTCACATCGAGAGTCGCGTTCGGATTGACAGGTCTCGCCAAGCGATTTATGGGCATTCGTTTGGAGGATTATTCGTATTACATACGCTGTTCAGTCGACCAGATGCCTTTCAAAATTATATCGCTGCCAGTCCCTCTGTGTGGTGGAACGATTACGCAACTTTGAAAGCCGAAAAACAATTTTCCACCAGTGTCGTAGAGTTCGATTCTCGTAAACGACTGCTCATTACTCTCGGCGAGCTTGAGTTGACTGAAGATGGTGGACCGGCTGCTTTACTCGCTCCCACCGCTGCGAAGAAAACTTTCGGCAATACAAAAGATTTCGCGGAGCGGCTCGCAAGTCTGGAAGCGGAGCAATTCACTTTCAGCTATCGCGAATTTCCTGGTGAAGATCACGGCTCGGTGGTTCCATTCGCTTTAATAGAATCGCTTCGGTTCGTGTTAAACACCTCCGCCGAATAA
- a CDS encoding PepSY-associated TM helix domain-containing protein: MQTEEPHTVSAKAPADPLPERRGPRPARKRSWYAKSAAAFRWVHIYISMLGFATLMFFAFTGITLNHPTWFGASEQQIQDFQGTVPEEVIGLSMNTEVEDGEEIEVTVDKLAISEWLRAEHRLKGKVSEFDVDEFECMVVYKGPGYAADVFLDHGNGEYMLTETSSGIMAIMNDLHKGRDTGREWSWVIDISAIVTMLLSLSGFGLLFYVRRRRMSGIVTAVVGAIVLIAAWAIWVP; this comes from the coding sequence ATGCAGACTGAAGAACCTCATACTGTTTCGGCGAAGGCGCCGGCTGATCCATTGCCGGAGCGACGGGGGCCGAGACCTGCTCGAAAACGTAGCTGGTACGCGAAGAGTGCGGCGGCATTTCGCTGGGTGCATATCTACATCTCCATGCTCGGTTTTGCGACGTTGATGTTCTTCGCATTCACAGGGATTACGCTCAATCACCCCACCTGGTTTGGTGCGAGCGAGCAGCAGATTCAAGATTTTCAGGGAACAGTTCCTGAAGAGGTCATTGGGCTCAGCATGAACACTGAGGTCGAAGATGGCGAAGAAATCGAGGTCACAGTCGACAAGTTGGCGATCAGTGAATGGCTGAGGGCGGAGCATCGACTGAAGGGGAAAGTTTCGGAATTTGATGTTGATGAGTTTGAATGCATGGTCGTCTACAAAGGTCCAGGGTACGCCGCTGATGTTTTTCTTGATCACGGAAATGGTGAGTACATGTTGACTGAGACTTCCAGCGGGATCATGGCCATCATGAATGACCTGCACAAAGGACGAGACACCGGGCGCGAATGGAGTTGGGTGATCGATATCTCCGCTATCGTCACGATGCTGCTTTCGCTGTCTGGATTCGGCTTACTGTTTTACGTTCGTCGTCGTCGAATGTCTGGCATTGTCACAGCTGTCGTGGGGGCCATTGTCCTGATCGCTGCCTGGGCGATTTGGGTGCCATAA
- a CDS encoding ABC transporter permease has protein sequence MTQVFKLAVAFLCEHPIRLVLTTLGTAAAICMVVWTASGYEALHRTYDEYANLALGRYELAIAPISMDAKDSVPDEVITDLSNDPAVAIADPMWAKRLGIRTRSRSEEGKLSSFSPNQDRQSLTGSGPGAGPNSLLPELLFLAVKTKEPPYDMQQGRWLNTEVGNANDVVIRADVAERRGLSLNDEIRVEVAQGNLLSDDGLKLRIVGIVNAPSLPGAGVAAIPILSPSSGEAFISTTLANKLFDEPERISLLGISLAPEADLTSFRFGWSPKLSRYSTPVQFQEAFEIEEALDQAAAARNVRLQSYVATAIAMLVAMLVIFCTLSTGGTERTRQYAILRAITLTRRQVATLIAIEGLCLGVLGFLGGILVGWLLLQVTGAVFARLLYHGVAFGKSSLILSAVAAFGGGLLAAIIPAWRATRVRPIDAMTPPQQSTEGKKASAKLALIGLVFIALNPILTFGIPQTEASIYLAMGIGFACMSVGVVLLAPAIVEFVDRCVSPVLARLFALDPKLLASQITSHLWRTVGAAISMAFGLGLFIGIQVWGFTMLQAFVPGEWTPDAIIAFEEGFANGNVSQDVSQIADLPGVDLNRCLALAVEQPRLLEDITGSTERASVTRQDNVIIVGLDPQSAFGAESPLLELDWVAGTPQEAINQMLSGKQMQSGRACVVPDHFLNETGLTLGDSITLVPPENSEQPVSYKIAGAVRLPGWHWQTKLTGMRPRTHRAAALIFSDYQSVSTDFDIPNPTHVWFSFAETEADSKAVLEAVETGLAELQTDESAHAQPASENLGFRVITVQGIRDHLSGIARRWIWLISTLPLIALLIASLGVLNVLIASIRSRRWEFGVLRAIGFTSSELARAILVEGLLISCVAGLLSLGFGILAGWCGCGMAQYVSFFGGLHPPVVIPWFPITIGMIFLLALGIGVAIWPAFTISRTRPLELLQRGPDSL, from the coding sequence ATGACTCAGGTCTTCAAGCTTGCAGTTGCATTCCTGTGCGAGCATCCGATTCGTCTCGTGCTGACAACATTGGGAACAGCCGCTGCGATCTGTATGGTGGTTTGGACCGCAAGCGGATACGAGGCTCTTCACAGAACGTACGACGAGTACGCAAACCTCGCGTTGGGGCGATACGAATTAGCAATCGCCCCGATCAGTATGGACGCAAAAGACTCGGTGCCAGATGAAGTGATTACCGATCTAAGTAATGATCCAGCTGTAGCTATCGCAGATCCCATGTGGGCAAAACGGTTGGGAATTCGCACGCGGTCGCGAAGCGAAGAGGGCAAACTCAGTTCATTTTCGCCGAATCAAGACCGTCAAAGTCTAACTGGAAGCGGACCAGGGGCCGGGCCGAATTCATTGTTGCCCGAACTGCTGTTTCTGGCTGTGAAAACCAAGGAACCTCCTTATGACATGCAGCAGGGGAGATGGCTAAATACTGAGGTAGGCAATGCAAATGATGTGGTGATCCGTGCCGATGTCGCTGAGCGCCGCGGCCTCTCTTTGAATGATGAAATTCGGGTCGAAGTTGCTCAGGGCAATCTCCTCAGCGATGACGGTCTCAAGCTGCGTATCGTGGGCATTGTCAATGCCCCATCGCTTCCTGGGGCAGGAGTCGCTGCGATCCCGATTCTTTCTCCCAGTTCAGGGGAGGCATTCATCTCGACGACTCTGGCGAACAAACTCTTTGATGAGCCTGAGCGAATCAGCCTCTTAGGAATTTCTTTAGCTCCGGAAGCCGATCTCACCAGTTTTCGCTTTGGCTGGTCCCCAAAACTGAGCCGATATTCTACTCCTGTGCAATTTCAGGAAGCCTTCGAAATCGAAGAAGCACTCGATCAGGCGGCAGCAGCTCGGAACGTGCGGCTCCAATCCTATGTCGCGACAGCCATCGCCATGCTCGTTGCCATGCTGGTGATTTTTTGCACACTCAGCACCGGGGGCACTGAACGAACTCGTCAGTATGCAATTTTGCGAGCGATTACATTGACTCGGCGGCAAGTCGCGACTTTGATCGCGATAGAAGGCCTCTGTCTGGGAGTACTCGGTTTTCTGGGAGGAATTCTCGTCGGGTGGTTGCTGCTGCAGGTTACCGGAGCGGTGTTCGCACGGTTGCTTTATCACGGAGTTGCCTTCGGGAAATCGAGTCTTATTCTTTCCGCAGTTGCAGCTTTCGGTGGAGGATTACTCGCTGCGATTATTCCAGCTTGGCGTGCGACACGTGTGCGACCAATTGATGCGATGACTCCACCACAACAATCGACAGAAGGGAAAAAAGCTTCAGCAAAGCTCGCTCTGATCGGTTTAGTCTTTATCGCTCTCAACCCCATATTGACGTTTGGAATTCCTCAGACTGAAGCAAGCATTTATCTGGCGATGGGAATTGGATTTGCATGCATGTCCGTTGGTGTCGTTCTACTTGCTCCTGCGATTGTAGAGTTCGTTGACCGTTGCGTTAGTCCTGTCCTTGCAAGACTGTTTGCTCTCGATCCGAAATTGCTTGCGAGTCAGATCACAAGCCATTTGTGGAGGACGGTTGGAGCAGCAATCTCGATGGCATTCGGGCTTGGACTTTTCATCGGCATTCAGGTTTGGGGATTCACGATGCTACAGGCTTTCGTCCCGGGAGAATGGACTCCAGATGCGATCATTGCTTTCGAAGAAGGGTTTGCAAACGGGAACGTTTCTCAGGACGTCTCTCAAATTGCAGACCTGCCAGGAGTTGACTTGAATCGTTGTCTTGCACTCGCAGTCGAACAGCCACGTCTCCTGGAAGATATCACTGGCAGCACCGAACGTGCATCGGTGACGCGGCAGGATAATGTCATCATCGTCGGGCTTGATCCGCAAAGTGCCTTCGGTGCAGAGTCTCCATTGTTGGAACTCGATTGGGTGGCTGGAACTCCGCAGGAGGCAATAAACCAGATGCTGTCGGGCAAGCAAATGCAATCGGGAAGAGCTTGCGTTGTTCCCGATCATTTTTTGAACGAAACAGGTCTGACCCTCGGAGACTCGATCACTCTGGTTCCTCCTGAAAATTCTGAACAGCCGGTGAGTTACAAGATTGCTGGAGCCGTACGATTGCCGGGCTGGCATTGGCAAACCAAGTTAACGGGAATGCGTCCGCGCACTCATCGAGCAGCGGCATTAATCTTTTCGGACTATCAATCGGTCTCTACGGATTTCGATATTCCTAATCCAACGCACGTCTGGTTCTCTTTCGCTGAGACAGAGGCAGATTCGAAAGCTGTCCTCGAAGCAGTGGAAACAGGTCTGGCGGAATTGCAGACGGATGAGAGTGCGCATGCTCAGCCAGCTTCAGAGAATCTTGGATTCCGCGTCATCACTGTTCAGGGAATCCGTGATCACTTGAGTGGGATTGCACGCCGCTGGATCTGGTTGATCAGCACCTTGCCTTTGATAGCACTTCTGATCGCCTCGCTGGGAGTCCTCAACGTCCTCATTGCATCGATTCGAAGTCGACGTTGGGAATTCGGAGTCCTGCGCGCGATTGGTTTTACCAGTTCCGAACTTGCCAGAGCAATCCTTGTGGAAGGACTGCTGATTTCCTGCGTCGCTGGTTTGCTCAGTCTTGGATTCGGAATTCTTGCAGGCTGGTGTGGCTGCGGAATGGCACAGTACGTCAGCTTCTTCGGGGGGCTGCATCCACCTGTCGTCATCCCGTGGTTCCCGATCACAATCGGTATGATCTTCTTGCTCGCACTGGGGATCGGAGTCGCCATTTGGCCTGCGTTTACGATATCCAGAACGCGCCCTCTGGAGCTGTTGCAGAGAGGTCCGGATTCTTTGTGA
- a CDS encoding ABC transporter ATP-binding protein, which yields MNIVRETVIPAPLQVVDVVKTYRQGESIVNALRGVSLTVQSGEFIAIMGASGSGKSTLLHAIAGLTEIDGGRVLIAGQDLAELSDVPLTRFRQRHLGLVFQSFNLIPSLTAEDNIRLPASGGVGLDQQVEGLLERLGIAARRSHKPGALSGGEQQRIAIARALICNPDILLADEPTGSLDSVTGQQICQLLRELCDEQQRTIVIVTHEPHVAMWADRVVVLKDGLNQAEFRTDGLHDPQAVATNYQDSLQALEVS from the coding sequence ATCAATATCGTGAGAGAAACAGTAATACCGGCGCCATTACAGGTGGTCGACGTCGTCAAGACATATCGTCAGGGAGAAAGTATCGTCAACGCTTTGCGAGGTGTCAGCTTGACGGTGCAAAGCGGTGAATTTATTGCCATTATGGGAGCTTCAGGTTCGGGAAAAAGTACATTGCTGCATGCCATTGCCGGACTGACTGAGATTGATGGTGGGCGTGTTCTCATTGCTGGGCAAGACCTTGCGGAACTGTCTGATGTGCCGCTAACCCGTTTTCGTCAACGGCATTTAGGTTTGGTTTTTCAGTCATTCAATCTCATCCCCAGCTTGACCGCTGAGGACAATATTCGGCTTCCCGCTTCTGGTGGAGTGGGACTTGATCAACAAGTAGAAGGGCTTCTGGAACGACTGGGGATCGCTGCACGTCGATCTCATAAACCGGGCGCGCTCTCCGGTGGGGAACAACAGCGGATCGCCATTGCACGGGCTCTCATCTGCAATCCTGACATCCTGTTGGCGGACGAACCAACAGGGAGTCTCGATTCCGTTACGGGCCAACAAATCTGCCAGCTGTTGCGGGAACTTTGTGATGAACAACAGCGAACGATTGTGATCGTCACGCATGAACCTCATGTCGCGATGTGGGCGGATCGTGTGGTCGTTCTCAAAGATGGTTTGAATCAGGCGGAGTTCCGAACAGACGGACTTCATGATCCACAAGCTGTGGCGACGAATTATCAGGATTCGCTTCAAGCATTGGAGGTCTCGTGA
- a CDS encoding ABC transporter ATP-binding protein, with translation MSVESPPPLRVEQLSKQFRQGASLVNALTEFDLTVHQGEFVAIMGASGSGKSTLLHLMAGLTRPDTGRVCVEGQELAKLSDAALTRFRRRRIGIVFQSLNLIPALNVDENISVPLQADNAPSEAYQKVDKIVERLGLSGRRTHRPGSLSGGEQQRVAIARALIPDPALILADEPTGNLDSVNSENICRILQQLNREDERAIVLVTHEPEVAMWADRIVILKDGELLSELATNDFSSPQSLATAYHELVGTTEQQVLTS, from the coding sequence GTGTCAGTGGAATCCCCGCCTCCGCTTCGAGTCGAACAACTTTCCAAACAATTTCGACAAGGGGCCAGTCTTGTCAACGCACTCACGGAGTTCGACTTAACTGTCCACCAAGGTGAGTTCGTCGCCATCATGGGCGCCAGCGGTTCCGGAAAAAGTACGCTGCTTCATCTGATGGCGGGTTTAACACGACCTGACACTGGTCGGGTCTGCGTCGAAGGTCAGGAACTCGCAAAACTCTCAGATGCAGCTTTGACTCGCTTTCGCCGACGCAGGATTGGAATTGTCTTTCAATCTCTAAATTTGATCCCCGCTCTCAATGTCGACGAGAACATCTCTGTGCCATTGCAGGCGGACAATGCTCCCTCAGAAGCGTACCAGAAGGTCGACAAAATCGTAGAGCGGTTGGGGCTCTCCGGTCGGCGGACTCATCGCCCCGGTTCCTTAAGTGGTGGTGAGCAGCAGCGTGTCGCAATTGCCCGAGCGTTAATTCCTGACCCCGCTCTGATTCTTGCCGATGAACCGACAGGCAATCTCGATTCCGTCAACAGCGAAAACATCTGCCGAATCCTGCAACAGCTGAATCGCGAAGATGAACGGGCGATTGTCTTGGTGACTCATGAACCGGAGGTCGCGATGTGGGCAGATCGCATCGTAATCCTGAAGGATGGAGAGTTGCTCAGCGAACTGGCCACGAACGATTTTTCCTCCCCGCAATCATTGGCAACCGCCTATCATGAATTAGTCGGCACAACAGAACAACAGGTGCTGACCTCATGA
- a CDS encoding ABC transporter permease, whose protein sequence is MKSLNLIRKLVVSQMRLHPTRAIITIVGFIASTCAVVWVVSGYDSLVAQFDENAQKYLGRYDVLVLPAGPPGSLSAVNQTVVESLTNDPGVLELNPITQSRVSVTRASQPDDQEEKETPLGLLIGSRPPVNGAPPVDPILVSTPAVEAPYDMVDGEWFADQDESDLPSAIISEGAAEQINVSVGDEVLITSIANQKRLRIVGIVEQAQDTPSLASEQGGRGGPGRGKPDGEKEKPKQKNAREDSKSTEIAAGETTENLTPAEENPTSKTQLGLPNAYVQGPATNAVYVRPEIAEQINGFPARANVLQIALRDGVTTSEFESVWKSKFKAASPPLRIVDYDTVRSGMESTRSISGQRSQAWAATGMASIAAVFIIFSTLSMGVSERAREFAMLRAIALTRSQLAGIIALESVTLALFGWIGGLLAGWVLLTVGNQLLPSLFHSSVTLGWTCVLLSGITVLAGALGAAIIPAWRAMRIKPLDAMTTQTKTPHTRWWIFLGCAGIVLAASAPLSVFFIPMSDTMKTWTYSFVTWPALLVGMILLTPAVVLLCERLFGPLVTRLLGLDPRLVRTQLSSNMWRTIGATLALSLGLALFASTQTWGYSMLQPFLPGDWLPDMLVAFHPVGLDEDGIEAVKQVKGVKPDKVMPLAIEQTQFDWSDAENPGLRQDNAVIFGLEPERAFGTDHPFLDVNFVEGDRQSIIEALATGEGCVISEDFQMSTGFKVGDELSFSPPNTEGETVTYRIAGVVSLPGWHWITKFSGVRRHFVRTATMIFASRRQVQKDFHLARNEFYWLNLDGSALLSSIEADMQKIAESNSGGTFQATDVGEVTAYRPFARATATETVRRAISLHADATIWRMSQLPLVTLIIMSLAVANAIFASVRSRTWEFGILRSVGITRWQLVRLIITETILIGLVACILSLAFGLTAGWCGVGMAQYGRWFAGPATFLIPWKQLAFGFSITLALCLLAGLWPAIRSGRAEPLTLLKAGRSSI, encoded by the coding sequence ATGAAAAGTTTGAATCTGATTCGCAAACTGGTCGTCTCACAAATGCGGCTGCACCCTACTAGAGCGATCATCACTATTGTCGGCTTCATCGCCTCCACATGTGCAGTCGTCTGGGTAGTCAGTGGGTACGATTCCCTCGTTGCGCAGTTTGACGAAAATGCCCAGAAGTATCTGGGTCGGTATGACGTCCTGGTACTCCCAGCTGGTCCTCCGGGATCACTCAGCGCTGTTAATCAAACAGTCGTCGAGTCGTTGACAAATGATCCCGGTGTGCTGGAACTCAATCCGATCACTCAGTCACGTGTTTCAGTGACGCGTGCCAGTCAACCTGACGATCAAGAGGAAAAAGAGACGCCGCTCGGCCTCTTAATCGGCTCACGTCCGCCGGTGAACGGGGCTCCCCCTGTCGACCCTATTCTTGTCAGCACCCCCGCAGTGGAAGCTCCCTATGATATGGTCGACGGTGAATGGTTTGCTGATCAAGACGAGAGTGATCTTCCCTCAGCCATCATCAGCGAAGGTGCAGCAGAACAGATCAACGTTTCAGTCGGCGATGAGGTCCTGATTACTTCGATTGCCAATCAAAAACGGCTTCGCATTGTCGGTATCGTCGAACAGGCTCAGGACACGCCATCCTTAGCAAGTGAACAGGGAGGCCGAGGCGGCCCTGGTCGCGGAAAACCAGATGGGGAAAAAGAGAAGCCAAAACAAAAGAACGCCCGTGAAGATTCTAAAAGTACCGAAATAGCCGCTGGGGAAACCACGGAAAACTTGACACCTGCTGAAGAAAACCCAACATCAAAAACACAACTGGGACTTCCGAACGCATATGTTCAAGGTCCAGCCACCAACGCAGTTTATGTTCGTCCAGAGATTGCGGAACAGATCAATGGATTTCCTGCACGGGCGAATGTTCTGCAAATCGCGTTGCGGGATGGAGTGACCACATCCGAATTCGAATCTGTCTGGAAGTCGAAATTCAAAGCGGCGAGTCCTCCGTTGCGGATCGTTGATTACGATACCGTTCGGAGCGGGATGGAGTCGACGCGCTCAATCTCGGGGCAACGTTCACAAGCCTGGGCAGCGACGGGAATGGCATCAATTGCAGCTGTCTTTATCATCTTTTCAACACTCAGCATGGGAGTCAGCGAACGAGCGCGAGAGTTCGCGATGCTGCGTGCGATTGCCCTGACCCGCAGCCAACTCGCGGGGATCATCGCACTTGAAAGCGTGACGCTCGCCCTGTTCGGTTGGATCGGTGGATTATTGGCAGGCTGGGTTTTACTCACAGTTGGCAATCAATTATTGCCGAGTCTGTTTCATTCCAGTGTCACCTTGGGATGGACTTGTGTTCTGTTGAGTGGAATCACCGTTTTGGCCGGAGCACTTGGAGCAGCTATCATCCCGGCGTGGAGAGCGATGAGAATCAAACCTCTTGATGCAATGACGACACAAACCAAAACTCCACATACTCGCTGGTGGATTTTTCTCGGCTGTGCTGGAATTGTTCTCGCAGCATCCGCGCCGCTATCGGTCTTCTTTATCCCCATGTCTGACACAATGAAGACCTGGACCTATTCGTTCGTCACCTGGCCGGCGCTGTTAGTCGGCATGATTCTGCTAACTCCAGCTGTCGTTTTATTGTGTGAACGCCTCTTTGGCCCGCTGGTCACACGACTTTTGGGACTCGATCCACGTCTAGTGCGAACACAACTTTCGAGCAACATGTGGCGGACCATCGGAGCGACACTCGCCCTGTCACTCGGTTTGGCTCTCTTCGCATCCACACAAACCTGGGGCTATTCGATGCTGCAACCATTCCTTCCCGGTGATTGGCTCCCAGATATGCTGGTCGCGTTCCATCCGGTCGGGCTTGATGAAGATGGAATTGAAGCAGTCAAGCAAGTGAAGGGTGTGAAACCTGACAAGGTGATGCCGCTGGCGATTGAGCAAACACAATTTGACTGGAGTGATGCCGAGAATCCGGGGCTGAGGCAAGACAACGCAGTAATCTTTGGGCTTGAACCTGAACGAGCTTTCGGAACCGACCATCCTTTCCTCGATGTGAACTTCGTGGAAGGAGATCGCCAGAGCATTATCGAAGCACTTGCAACAGGTGAAGGTTGTGTGATTTCAGAAGACTTTCAGATGAGCACTGGCTTCAAAGTCGGAGATGAGCTCAGTTTTTCACCACCGAACACCGAGGGAGAAACCGTCACTTACCGCATCGCCGGAGTGGTCTCACTTCCAGGCTGGCATTGGATCACGAAGTTTTCTGGAGTTCGTCGCCACTTCGTCCGGACAGCGACAATGATTTTTGCCAGTCGAAGACAAGTGCAGAAAGACTTCCACCTCGCACGAAATGAATTCTACTGGCTGAATCTGGATGGATCTGCTCTGTTATCTTCTATCGAAGCGGACATGCAGAAAATCGCGGAAAGCAATTCTGGAGGAACTTTTCAGGCAACCGATGTTGGCGAAGTGACAGCGTATCGTCCTTTCGCACGTGCGACTGCGACTGAAACTGTGCGTCGAGCCATTTCGCTGCATGCCGATGCCACAATTTGGCGAATGAGTCAACTGCCGCTTGTAACGCTGATCATCATGTCACTCGCTGTGGCAAATGCCATCTTCGCTTCAGTCCGATCGCGTACTTGGGAATTCGGCATTTTGCGGTCTGTTGGAATTACTCGCTGGCAACTCGTGCGGCTAATCATTACAGAAACGATTCTCATTGGTCTGGTCGCATGCATACTCAGTCTTGCCTTCGGCCTGACCGCCGGCTGGTGCGGTGTTGGCATGGCGCAGTACGGCCGCTGGTTTGCAGGACCGGCAACATTTCTGATTCCGTGGAAACAACTGGCGTTCGGATTTTCAATCACCCTCGCCTTATGCCTCCTCGCCGGTCTGTGGCCTGCGATCCGTTCCGGACGAGCAGAACCGTTAACGCTCCTGAAGGCAGGACGGAGTTCAATTTGA